The sequence GTGCTCGGCATGGCCCGGGCCCTGTGCCCCGACCGGGAGCGGGCGACACTGGCGCTCGCCGCCGCCGCCATCGTCCTGCTCGTTGCCGGGCCGCTGGCCCAGGTCGCTGCCATCGCGCTCGCCGCGCTGGCTGGTCTCACCTTGAGGCTTCCCACGGCCGGCGCCGCAGCTGGCGCCGCAACTGGCGGCACGCCTGCCCCCGCCTCCCGCGCGCCCGTTTCCCGCCTCGCGGGCCTTGTCTGCCTGGCGCTCTTCGTCCTGCTGCTGGTCGGCCTGCCGCTTGCCCAGCTTGTCGCGCCCTCGCAGGCGCTTGCCGTGCTCGATGCCTTCTACCGCGCCGGCGCGCTGGTCTTCGGCGGCGGCCATGTGGTGTTGCCGCTGCTGGAGGCCGAGGTCGTGCGCAGCGGCTGGGTTGGCGCGCAGAGCTTCCTTGCCGGCTACGGCGCGGCGCAGGCCGTGCCCGGTCCGCTCTTCACCTTCGCCGCCTACCTCGGCGCGGTGATCGCCCTGCCGCAGGGCGCTGTATTCGGGGCCGCGCTGGCGCTTGTCGCGATCTTCCTGCCGGGCCTGCTGCTGCTCGTCGGCGTGCTGCCGTTCTGGCAGGCGTTCCGCGCCCGCACCGGCGCGCGCGCCGCGATGGCCGGGGCCAATGCCGCCGTCGTCGGCATCCTGGGTGCCGCGCTCTACGATCCGGTCTTCGCCAGCGCGGTCACGACGCCGGCGCAGTTCACTGTGGCGCTCGCCTGTTTCGTGCTGCTGACCGCGTGGAAGGCTCCGCCCTGGATCGCGGTCCTCGTCGGCGGGCTCGGCGGCATGCTGATCGGAGCCACAGGATGGTAGAGATCGGGGTCTATGGCGGGCTGTTCCTCTCCGCGCTCGGCGCGGCGACGCTGCTGCCGATGCAGTCGGAGGCGGTGCTCGTCGGCCTGCTGCTCAGCGGCCGGCCCGTGCTGCTGCTGCTGTTCGTTGCCAGCCTCGGCAACACGCTCGGCGGGCTCATCAACTGGGCGCTGGGGCGCGGCATCGAGCGCTTCCGCCACCGCCGCTGGTTCCCGGTCAGCGAGGCCGCCCTCACCCGCGCGCAGGACTGGTACTCCCGCTGGGGCAAGTGGTCGCTGCTGTTGTCCTGGATGCCGATCATCGGCGATCCGCTGACGCTTGCTGCCGGCGTGATGCGCGAGCGCTTCCTCACCGTGCTGGTGCTGGTGGCCATCGCCAAGACCGGCCGCTATGCGGTGCTGGCCGCCGTCACGCTCGGCTTTTTCGGCTAGCCACGGCCACTGATTCAAACTCGCTCCTGCGAGCCGAATGGCGTGGTTTGCGAGAACCGGAGCGCAGCGTACATTCGGGTACGTGAGCACCGGAAGCGCAGAAAACCGCGATAGGCGGCCGCGGGAGTAGAGTTTCCTGCCCTTACGCGAGAGCGACGACAGACGAAATCGTCCGCGACGCATCGGTAATCGCCGGCACGAGCTCGCGCTTCACCCGCTCCTCGCTCCATTCGGGGATGTAGACCGGCATGCTTATGGCCGCGACCGCCTGGCGGTTGGCGCCGATCACCGGCGCGGCAATGACGATTTCCTGCAGCATGATCTGCTGGTTGGTGATGACATAGCCGTCGCGCTGCGCCTGCGCCACGCGCTCCCGCACGAGCGCAGGATCCTGGCAGGTGAAGGGCGTCACCGGCTCCGGCAGGCCCGGCTCCATCATCCGCTCCAGCACCTCGGGCGGCGAGAAGGCGGCGATCACCTGCCCCACCGCGGTCACCGCCGCCGGCTGGCGCACGCCGATCAGCGTCGTGTCGTAGGCAAGGCTCGTATGCGGGATCCGCGCCTTGTAGACGACCTCGTGCCCGTCCAGCACTCCGAGATTGACGGTGGTGCGCAGCGTCCGGCTGACCTCGATCATGCGCGGCAAGGCGCGCTCCAGCAGCCGGTCGTGGATCAGGAACGCATAGGCCAGATCCAGCATCCTCAGGCCCGGGCGATAGCGGCGGGTCTTGTCGTCGCGGTCGAGATAGCCGAGCGCATGCAGCGTATAGGTCAGCCGCTGCGCCGCGCTCTTCTCCAGCCCGGCCGCTTCCGCGATCTCGGTCAGGCTCAGCGCCACATGGTGATCGCGGAACAGCGCCAGCACCCGCATGCCCCGCTCCAGCGTGCTCGCCAGCACCGGCGGCCTGGTCTGTTCGCTCATCTTGCAGTCATCTCCCACTGGCGCCTTCCGCTTTCCCGCGATCCTCGGCACCGGAAAAATCCACCGCCCGTTTCGCCGGCAAAAACCGGAGCACCATGAATGCCTTGGTGTGTCTCCACCGCCCGCAGCGGCCATGCGGAGGGCTTTTTCCCTAAGCCGCACGACCGGGCGCCGCTTGACAAGCAATAAGTTGTCACATTTAAATATCAATGTCGATAATCACTATTCGATAACAAGCACAAAATATCGATCACAGCCGGCGTCTATCGCGACCGGTATCGATCAAAGGGCGATCCAGCGCCCAGGAGGTCCCCATGTCCCGTAGCCTGTCCCAAAGCATGTCCTTGAAGTCTCTCAAGCTGAGCACCGCGCTCGCCGCTGCCCTGGTGCTGTCCGCACCGTTCGGCACCGCGCTTGCAGGTCCGGACGACAACAGCCTGGTCTGGTCCGCCCAGAAGGAGCTGACCGCCGCCGACACCTATTTCGACACCTCCCGCGAGGCGATCGTCGTTGCCCAGCACGTCTATGACGGTCTGGTC comes from Stappia sp. 28M-7 and encodes:
- the chrA gene encoding chromate efflux transporter — its product is MPPAPQPRGSAGEVFRAFLKLGLTSFGGPIAHLGYFRQELVLRRKWLDEAAYADLVALCQFLPGPASSQVGFALGLMRAGPLGALAAWTAFTLPSALLLVAFALGAPLFAGPLGQGLVAGLKLVAVAIIAHAVLGMARALCPDRERATLALAAAAIVLLVAGPLAQVAAIALAALAGLTLRLPTAGAAAGAATGGTPAPASRAPVSRLAGLVCLALFVLLLVGLPLAQLVAPSQALAVLDAFYRAGALVFGGGHVVLPLLEAEVVRSGWVGAQSFLAGYGAAQAVPGPLFTFAAYLGAVIALPQGAVFGAALALVAIFLPGLLLLVGVLPFWQAFRARTGARAAMAGANAAVVGILGAALYDPVFASAVTTPAQFTVALACFVLLTAWKAPPWIAVLVGGLGGMLIGATGW
- a CDS encoding YqaA family protein, producing the protein MVEIGVYGGLFLSALGAATLLPMQSEAVLVGLLLSGRPVLLLLFVASLGNTLGGLINWALGRGIERFRHRRWFPVSEAALTRAQDWYSRWGKWSLLLSWMPIIGDPLTLAAGVMRERFLTVLVLVAIAKTGRYAVLAAVTLGFFG
- a CDS encoding IclR family transcriptional regulator, giving the protein MSEQTRPPVLASTLERGMRVLALFRDHHVALSLTEIAEAAGLEKSAAQRLTYTLHALGYLDRDDKTRRYRPGLRMLDLAYAFLIHDRLLERALPRMIEVSRTLRTTVNLGVLDGHEVVYKARIPHTSLAYDTTLIGVRQPAAVTAVGQVIAAFSPPEVLERMMEPGLPEPVTPFTCQDPALVRERVAQAQRDGYVITNQQIMLQEIVIAAPVIGANRQAVAAISMPVYIPEWSEERVKRELVPAITDASRTISSVVALA